Sequence from the Candidatus Methylacidiphilales bacterium genome:
TTTTGAACTACTGACTCCCAGTGATGCAGGAGTGTGCCAAGTGTATCATGAATTAAAGTGCTAAGAATTATGGCTTGAGACCCATCACTTAACAAAACGCTTTTTTGCTCACTAGGGTATAAATCACTTCCGGTGAAAATAAAATCTATCGGACAATCCCCTAATCGCAATTTTATCGCAGCTAACTCTTTGTCTGATTCTAACATTTGTTCTAGATCTTCTTTATTTTTGCAAGAGTAGTCAAGTTTTGTTATATAGGCGATGCGATCTACTCTAGAAAAAAGTTGCTTTGCTCGCTCCTGTCCAATAAGCTCGATAGTATCAATTGAACTCCTAAGCCCTGCGGTATCATAAAGCGTGATAGGTATTTGAGCAATAGCTATTTGTTCTTTGAGAATATCTCTGGTTGTGCCAGGCATTTCAGAAACAATAGCAGTGCCTTCACCAACCAGAGCGTTAAATAGACTTGATTTTCCCGCGTTAGGCTTCCCGGCAATTGCAATATGCAGCCCTTCAGTAATTAGTTTTCCATAATTACATCGTTCAATAAAGGTAGTTAGTTCATGTGACACTGATTGGGACTTGCTTGCTAATGTTTCACATGAAACTATTTCAATGTCCTCATTGCTAAAATCAATATGTGCCTCTGCCTCAACAAAGATATCAAGAATGCTGTTTTTTAGAATCTTACAGAATTTTGAAAGTTCGCCTTGAAGAGACCTAGTGCAGGCTATGAGGTTTCGTTTTGTTGTTGCGTGAATGAGGTCCACGATAGCCTCCGCTTGGGCAAGATCTATTTTTCCATGCAGATAGGCTCGTTCTGAAAACTCTCCAGGGTTCGCCATTCTTGCGCCACCATTAATACAGGCCTCGATAATTATTGATATGAGCACATGGTTTCCATGACATTGGATTTCTAGGCTCTCCTCTCCTGTAAAACTTTTATTTTGCTGATAGGTAATGACCACAACTTGATCTATAATTCCATCAATCTCAAGGTTTACAACCTGAGCTAGTCTTGGAGTGCTGTCTCTTAACTTTCCATTGAAACAAACGCGACTTGCGAGGCTAATACAACCTAATCCTGAAAGTCTAATAACTGCAATGCCAGATTTACCAGTGGCACTGGCCAAGGCAACAATGATATCACTTAGTGTTCTAATGCGCTCGGTCTTCCTTGAGCTTTAACCTATATTCAATGACTAATTGTTGCAACACTGACAAAATATTATTAACTACCCAATAGAGCACAAGACCTGAAGGAAAAATAATGCTCATCGCACCAAACACTAATGGAAGCATTGAGAATATTTTTTGTTGAAGCGGATCGGCTGGCTGGGCTGTTAGTTTCTGTTGGACGATCATGCTCATGGTCATCAAGACAGGCAGAACATAGAAAGGGTCTGCTTCGGAAAGGTCTTTTATCCATAAAATCCAAGGGGAGTACTTCATCTCAACTGACTCTGAAAGCATCCAGAATAAAGCAATAAAAACAGGAATTTGTAAAAGCACTGGAAGACAGCCGCTTAAAGGATTGATCTTATTTTCTTTATAAAGCCTCATCATCTCTATGCCTAATTTTTGCCTATCATCAGCATGTCGTTCTTTTAGCGCTAGCATTTCAGGCTGAACCTTTTTAATGTTGGCCATAGAGACAAAAGCAATTTCAGCAGGATAATATAATATCGCCCTAATAACAAATGTTAACAAGACGATTGCCCAACCCCAGTTGCCTACATTTTCATGAAAGAATTCTAATAGCCAAAACATGGGTTTTGATAAAAAACTTAATATTCCATAATCAATAACTTTAGATAACGTTGGGGTGGTTTTTTCTAGTTTTTTTGAGCTTTTTGGTCCAAAATAAAATTTAGAGTGCCAGGTTTCTTTACTTGCCGGTCCAATATTTTTTCCTGGCAAAAAACCACCAAGTATTACTTTTCCTTTGTTTGCAGAAGCTCTTGAATAGTAATCGGTCGCTTGGTCTTTAGGAGGAATCCAAGCAGAAACAAAATAATGATCCACAAAAGCAAACCAGCTGTCTTTTAAAGTTGCTTTATAAGATCCTTCTTGAAGTGTTGAGTAGCTTAATTTTTTATAGCCCTGCTCTTCATTAAATGTTGCTGCCCCAAGATAACTGCTTGAAAAAATTGGTTTAGTTCTGGGTGTTGCAACTTGTTGCACAAAGGGGAAAATATCTATGTTGTTTTTTAACTTGTCTGAGGTAATTACTGTAAGAGCTAGGTCAACTTCAAAGGAAGATTTATAAAATGAGTATGATTTTAAAACGGTAATCTGATCATTACTCCAAGCAAAAGTAATTACGCTTACATCGCCTCTTGATTTTTCAATGAGTCTGTAATCACTCGTCAATTCTGGTAACATCGTCTGATCACCATTAGTTGTAAAGCCAGATTGGAGCATTAGGTACTCTTGCTCCGAGTTTCCTAAAATTTCGTAATTGGTATTGTTGGCATTAAAATATGAAGAAAGAACAATTGCTTGTATATCGCCCCCGACTGAGCTTAGCTTTGCAGTAAACCCATCGGTACTGGTTTCAACTAAAGAGGCCGAGGTGGTTTTTATTGATGGTGTAGAGGAGAAAATGGGAGCCTCTATTTGATTAGCGGAAGGAGTGTCTTTTGGAGATTGGACAGGTAATTGTGGGCTGTCTTTTATTGGTACTATTTGATCAGGTAAGGTTGCGCTTTTAGATGCCACATTGTTTTTAGCAACCGGTTGATTGTCAGCTTCCCATGCTTGATAGAGTGCATAAAAATGTATCCCTACGATAAGATAAAGAAATATTCTTAAGGTTTCTCTATAATTATGTTTCATGGTTAACTTTTTGTACTGGATCAAACCCAGAAGGGCCGAATGGATTGCATTTAATAATTCTTTTAATTCCAAAAAACAACCCTTTTAAAGGACCATGTGTTGTGATTGACTCGATCATATAGTTAGAGCAGGTTGGATAAAACCTGCATGCCGTTGGAAACCACATGGAAAGCCACGCAGACAAAAACAATTGATAAGCCTTAACACAACCAATAACAGCCCTTCCACATAACAAAAGTAAAAAGTTGGTAAATAAAATCACCTCAGAAAACCCGTACTTGTTGGTTAAACTTTTTCCAATCTTCTAATAATACTTGATAGCTGCCCGCAATATCTGTATTTGAAATAATTTTATTTAGTGACACTACAATATCAATGGCTGGAAATTGATTTTGTAGTTTCTTAAAAATTTCTCGGTTTCTTCTTTTAAGTTTATTCCTATGCACTGCCAGTTTACATTGTCTGACAGAAATCGCTTGTCCGAGTCTTGGCTGTAACATTTCATTTTTACAGAATTTGAAGGATAAAGCATTCGTCCTCACTCTTTTGCCGTTGCTATAAACGAGTGAAAAATCCTGAGAATTTCTTAGAGAAATGTTTTTCAAAAAATTAAACAGCTAATTTTTTTCTTTTTTTTGCTCTGCGAGAGTTTAAAACCGCTCTGCCGCTAGAAGTTTTCATTCTTTTTCTAAAGCCGTGAGTTTTTTTTCTTTTGCCTTTTTTTGGTTGGTATGTTCGCTTCATGGTAATTGTGTATTATCTAATTTCCCTTATTTTACACTTATTTTTTAATAGATAACAGGTCTACCACATTTATATAGCCTGTGCTAAACTTTTTTTTAACAAAAGTAAAATATATTATTGCACAGGGCATAAAAATTTTGTAACTTATTACCATCACTAAAAAAAATATGAACAGCACAGCTCTTTGGAAAGAATGTATTGCGTCACTCATTAAAAAATGGGACGAGGCAACTGTAAGAGATCTTCTTGAGCCACTTTATACCGAAATTAGAAAAAGTGATTTTTGTATTTATATTCCAAGCCAACAAATTATTGAAACAATTAAAAGCAGGTATTTGGAAGATATCAAGGGTTTTATTCGTTCTAAAGATAAAGATATTGTTTCAGTTTGTTTATTCTTAGTTAAGCACGACCGAAGACAAGAAGAAATTATTCAGCAGCAACTTTCCTTAATTGACACTGCGTTAACATTTGATACATTTATTACCGGAACTTCAAATGAATTTGCCTATGGGCTCTGTAAAACCGTTGCAGAAAATCCTAAGACCCATAACGGACATGTGATGATTTATAGTACTTATGGTTTGGGTAAAACCCATCTTTTAAATGCCACTGCCATGCATATAAAAAAAACATTACCACAAACAACGTATCTTTTTGTACATGCAGAAAAATTTGTAGTAGAGATGGTAAATGCCATTACCAACAACAGGCTTGAAGCATTCAGAGCGCAATATCGTTCAGTGGATGTATTGTTAATTGATGACTGTCACTTTTTTAATGAAAAGGAACGCTCACAAGAAGAATTAATGAATATACTTTTACACTTAAATAGCTTAAAACGAACTGTTATTATGACATTTGGTAACGATGACGAACAACTATGTAATGTAGATGAAAGACTTAAAACTTTTTTTCAGTGGTGCATTACAGCGCGCATTGAAGCTCCTTCGTTAGAAACAAGAAAATTATTAATACAACAAAAATTCAACCAGGCACACTGTGAACAAACCATCAACCAACAAGTAATTGAATATATAGCAATGAATTTTGTTTCAAATGTTAGAGAAATTGATGGCGCAGTTAAAAAACTAATAGCCTATTCAAAGTTTTTAAAGTCCACTATCACAATAGATTTTGTCAAACATACATTTAGAGACTTTATTTCTCTTAAACAAAGAAATATAACCATTGATAAGATTCAAAAAATCGTTGCTGATTTTTATAAAATCTCACAACAATCTTTAGTCAGTAAAAGTAGATCTAAATCTTTAATTGTTCCCAGGCAAGTTGCTATGTATTTAGCAAGAAAAATGACAAAACAAAGTTTGCCAGAAATCGGTAAAAATTTTAACGATCGTGATCACGCAACTGTATTATACGCATGTAAAATAATTGAACAAATACTTTCAAAAGATAAAAAAATTAAAAGCGAAATAACCAACTTAGAACACACTATATTAAATGGTTAATAACAAGTTATTAATAATAAATAACAATCTAATTAGCACAGTTATTTATTATTAATAACTTGTTAGTAATCTTATAATTGATGATTTTATAGCTATTATTTGAACTTGGATTGTTAAAATAAGAGTTTTATAATAGTAATAATAAACTTAAAATTTTTTCTTTATATTATAAAACTTATTATAAAAATATAAATAAAGAAGTTGGTAAAATGAAGCCTTACCTAGATAACTTTCTCTGTTGTTTTTAACAAATGTAATACTTTTATTTAAAGTATAAATAAAGTTTTCATACTCATTATTTACTTCTACTTTTGAATGGTTTTGTAGTGTTTGAAAATTATTATTATCTAGGATTATTTTTAGAATCTTATCAGCTGGAAATATATAATCTGGATAATAATATATTTCATTTTTTAACCATGGAATTAATTTACCAGTCAAATATATTTCTAAGGTAGTAAATAAAATAATTCCCCCTCTAGATTTACTAAATAAATACCTTAATAGTAAGCTTTGATTTTGCTTACTATCATCTATAACTATAAAATTACTATGTTTGATTATAGCAGCACTAATTTTATTATTACGTAATAACTTCTTTAGATATTTCTTTGAATGATAATTATCTATATAAACTACTATAAGATTTTTGAATTCAAAAAAATATTTTTGTAAATTATTGTTTATTTCGTTATGATCATATGAAGTAATTATATATGTTGGTAAATTATAATTAATAGTATTTTTCTTTTTTCTTATTTTATTTATTAGAAAAATAGCAATTGTTTTAAGTTTAATTTTATATAAATAAAATGTAAAATAAGTTAAAAAATATCTCATGTATTAATATAATAAGTATATACTAAATTTGATGCATATTATTTCTGTTATCATCCCAGTTTTCAACACTGCTGCCTACCTTCGTGCCTGCCTAGACTCTGTACTTGCACAAAGCTACCCCGCATTAGAAATCATCTGTGTNNNNNNNNNNNNNNNNNNNNNNNNNNNNNNNNNNNNNNNNNNNNNNNNNNNNNNNNNNNNNNNNNNNNNNNNNNNNNNNNNNNNNNNNNNNNNNNNNNNNCTCCAATTATTTTTAACTGACCTGCTAGGGTTAGGTGCAGCAGTGTTCGTAGAACCACACCAAACCATTACTTGGAACGAGGCAGTGCACCAGCATCACCAACAACTGGCACGAGAAGAACAAAACCACATATCCAATACACCACTGGTAAGTGTTATCATCCCAGTTTTCAACACCGCTGCCTACCTTCGTACCTGCCTAGACTCTGTACTTGCACAAAGCTACCCCGCATTAGAAATCATCTGTGTCAATGACTGTTCCACCGATGACTCTGATAGCATCTTGCAAGAATATCAGGCACAGGATCCTCGGATTACCATAGTATCTTCAGCAGAGAATAGAGGCCTTTTGTTTACTAGGGTAACCGGATTTAAAAACGCTACTGGTGATTATTGTTTATGTGTTGATAGCGACGATAAGTTGCTCTCAAATAAAATTATTCAAACATTAGTCAATCGTGCATTAATTACTAATGCAGATATTGTTCATTTTGGTTCTCGAGATAGATACCCAAGCGGAGCAATTAGATATGACCAATGGTTTTCACCTCGTGCCGAATTTGAAGTTAGCTTTTCACACGCAATTGTAAATGGTTTCGTATCACACAACCATTGGAATAAATTTGTTAAAAATACAATTTGGAATAAAGTATTATCAACAAAACTTCTTGACTCTACAAATAAACAATCTAATTGGGAAGATCTAAATGCGTTTTTAGTTGTAATCAAACAAGCAGTGATTTATGCACCTGTTGGGGTGTTAGGGTATGAAAGATTATTAAGAACAGACTCGCTTACATCTCTCTACTCCCAATATGCTACTAAACGCACCTTGACAGACTATATGTACCTAGTGGAGTTCATACAAAAATATATAGATTATTTTCAAATATCGCAGCAGGAATTTATCACCATGTATTTTGGCGAGTCGCTTAGGTACACAAGGAATAAAATAATAGAATCAATTAATAATGGCAGTATCAGGTTACCAACCACGCACAAAATTAATTATTCTCCACAAGTTATTTATTTTATTGACGGGTCAAAAGTGCTTAAAGCAACGCATAATTTTAAATTGATTGAATTTGAGAAAATAAATACTGCTGTATGCGACCTGCAATTTCTTTTGCTCAAAAACAAACCGGACCTTTGCCTTATCCATAGTAGCGCCAATAACCTTGATGAAATTGTATTGCTACTTTATGCTTTACAGGTTGAATGCTGGCTCATCATTGAGGACAATCTCAAAACAACCAAGGTTGATGCTACAAAGCTAAATCTGCCATTTAGTTTTTTCCCATATTTCTCATGTCAATTAAAGTCAGAAATCTCTAGCGAGAGAAAGATAAGAAATCTCATCACATCAATTTTTAGAAAAGAAAATATCGCCACAAGCCCAATTAATTTTCTAACCATCTGTGTGGAATGCGTAATCGCACTTCCTTACTATGGTATAGGGCTCTTTGCGGCTGCTGTTTCTTCAGGGCCAATTAAAACCCATGCTAAGCGCATTTTAAAAAAAATAACCCAATTTTGGAAATTTTAAGCTATAAATACCAGGGCTAACTAGCCACTTTGTGATAAAATCGTACTCATGAAACTTACCCTCGCCAAACAAGATCTTTTTCGTTGTTTAAATTCAGTGATAAGCGCAGCCGAACGCAAACACCACATCCAAATTCTTACCCATGTATGTGTGGAAGTGAAAGATGGCACTATCAGCTTCACAACATCAGACATGGAAATAGAATGCCATGCTTACATGCAGTGCGCTGCTGAAGGTAAATATAAAGTATGCGTAAACGCAAAGAAATTTTTTGATATCTCTAAAACCACAGCTTCAACCGAATTAACTTTAGATTTTTCTGACCCCAATCAACTTTTGGTTAAGTCAGGGAAAAGTAAGTTTGTGTTACCTTGCTTGAATGGAGACGATTTTCCAAGATTTAGCTTAGCCCATGAAAAAGAAAAAAGACTTAATTTTAAGTTTTCTGTTTTGCTAGACGCTATTAAGCGAGTTGCTTTTTGCGCTTCAAATAGCGATGTTAGACAATACCTTCTCGGCATTAAACTTGAGATACGCAATAATTTACTTACCGCCATCGCCACAGATGGATATAGACTCGCGCTCATTGATATAGCTGAAGATTCGTTTAAGAGCACAGACGAAGTTGATGTAATTATCCCAAAAAAAGTTTGTAATGAAATTTTGAAACTAGGCAATTCATTTGAAGACATAAACTTTACCCTTGTGGTTAACTCTAGTAGCTACATTGGTTTTCAATTTCCTGGACTAACTATTACTAGTAGGTTAATCGAAGGCCGGTATCCTGATTGTCGTGCGCTGGTGCCAGAAAACCACCCAATCAAAATAATTGTTAATAAAAATGACCTAAGAGCAAAACTGAACGAGGTTTCAATTATGCTCAATGAACGATTTAGAGTTATCATAATTGAATTACGAAATAACCTACTCCAGCTATCTACCAATAATACCGAATTGGACTCAGCCGAGGTGGGCATGGATATTTCTTATAGCGGAGACACAATAAAAATTGGTTGCAATGTTAATCATCTCTTAGATGTTTTAAATAGCATTGATGCTGATGATGTTTCTCTAGCATTTAAAGATCCAGACGATAAAATTGTTTTGAACTTTACTAATAGACCATCACCTCAGTACATTGTGATGCCGAGCAGAATCTCTTAATTCCATTATGAATGTGGTTGATGCGCTTACAACTAAGCTTGACGCTGATGTTATAGTGATTGGTGGGGGTCATGCTGGAGTTGAAGCAGCCTTAGCATCTGCAAGGATGGGTAGCCACACGATACTAATTACCTTTAAGAAAAGCCAGCTTGGAGAAATGAGTTGTAATCCCGCGATTGGGGGTATAGGCAAAGGTCATTTAGTAAAGGAAATTGATGCGCTTGGTGGAGCCATGGCATTAGCCGCAGATATGGCCGCCATTCAAATACGAACTTTAAATCAATCCAAAGGTCATGCGGTAAGAGCAACGAGATCTCAAGCAGACAGAGTGTTGTACCGTGAAGCAATTCAAACCATCGCCACCAATCAAAATTATCTCAGCATCGTAGAAGATCAGGTAATAGATCTTATTATTCAAAATAATGTGATTAAAGGTGTGGTCACTCTAACTCAAACGCTTAGATCTCATGTAGTGGTGCTAACCACCGGCACCTTTTTGGGCGGTATTATGCATCTCGGTAGCGAGCAAAGCTCTGGGGGCAGATTTGGTGATCAGGCCTCAGTTCTATTAGCTAACAAGATTCGCTCGTTGCCATTTAGAGTCGGAAGATTAAAAACTGGAACCCCACCCCGTCTCTTAGCAACCTCAATTAATTATTCAGAACTAATCCCCCAACATTCTGACATCCCACGACCGGTGTTTAGTTTTTTTGCAGACCCCACTTTTCACCCGAACCAAATACCATGTTACATTACGAATACCAACGAATCAACTCACCAATCTATTAGAGAAGGAATAGCTGAGTCACCGCTTTTTAATGGCTCAATTACCAGCAGTGGTCCAAGGTACTGCCCTTCAATAGAAGATAAGATTTACCGCTTTGCTAACAAAGCATCGCACCAAATATTTTTAGAACCAGAGGGTCTTAGTAGTGATTTAATTTACCCAAATGGAATTTCCACGAGCATGCCAAAAAAAATCCAAGATAATTTTGTTCACTCAATTAAAGGACTGGAAAACGCACAAATTGTTCGGTACGGATATGCTATTGAGTATGATTATCTAGATCCGAGAGATTTAACTCCATGTTTGGAAAGTAAAATTATCTCAGGATTATTTCTCGCTGGACAAATTAACGGCACCACTGGATATGAAGAAGCTGGTGCGCAAGGTGTTATGGCAGGAATTAATGCTGTCCGTAGTCTTAAAAAACAAACGCCGTTTATTGTTCGTCGCCATGAGGCGTACCTTGGTGTGCTAATTGATGATTTAACCACCCATGGCGCGAGTGAGCCCTACAGAATGTTTACTAGTCGTTCTGAGTATCGCTTGTCGTTGCGAGAAGACAATGCTGACCAACGACTCTGTCCCTATGCAATAGAACTGGGGTTGTTAGATGATACCAAGCGCAGTATTTTTTATAAAAAAATGAGTGACCTTAAAGAAGCAAAGACTCCTGAGGCCATAGAATTATTATCAATAGAACAGAAATATAAAGGCTACCTCCAGCAACAGCAACGAGAAATTGAATTAAATAAAGCCCATGAAACTGCCACAATTCCATTGCAGACTAACTATCGTTCCATTAGAGGCTTATCAAATGAAATATGTCAAAAACTTCAGGAGACAAGACCACATACCATAGCACAGGCTTCCAGAATACAAGGCATGACCCCAGCAGCAATTTCAATCTTAAGAATCTACTTAAAACGCTGCGGTTTGCTTAACGCACCAAATCATATGATAAACTAAAGCTTGGGGACGATCGGTTTCGACAGGGGTCGTGAGGTCTTCTGGTGCATGTCGAGGATGAGAACACTCGTTAAACTTTTTCAAAAAATAGCTGCAAATAATAACAGCGAATACGCTCTAGCGGCCTAAAACCCGTTAGCCCTTCAGTGTCATGTGTTGGTGCATGATGCAATGAAGGTCATATCACCAAACTTGTTAATTGTGTTGCCATTGCGCAGTTAATCTCGTACTTTCACTGGCTGTCTAGTTACTAACCCTGTTCATTGGGATGTAGCTAGGAGATTAAAAATGAAACACACATGTAGTACTAGGGATTGATCATTTCTGGACGCGGGTTCAATTCCCGCCGTCTCCACCATATTTAATTTTGTGAAATTAACCGCACTAAAAGTTTTACACTCCATTGGGTTGAAGCCCTTCGTTGCCCGATGGCTGGCAACTGAAAGGATTAAAAGATTAGCGACTAGAAATCAATCAGTTGCAACAATTATTGCTTGCGAAACTCAGAAGGCAGCACCAAAAATCCTCACCAACGATAATCCTACCCAACTTATCAGGATCTCATTGTATGATTCTTGGAGTTTTGTGGAAAACAAACTTAATTACCATGTTAACTATGATCAAAGTGTAATGATATATGATGGCCTAATAAAGCACTTTGAGCCAATCATGAAATATCTCTATCGGAATTGTAAAGGAAAAATTATCGTTTGTAGTAATAAAAAAACCTACTTCATTGCACAAAGTCTACCTAACTTTAGAACTAACTACCCATACCAACTCGCAGATGAAATCATTACTGATGATACTGGAGTACCAGATTCACTAAGTGATCCACATCAGTTGCTCTCGGATAGCAATAATCAATTTATCTATGTGTGTTTAAGAGAGGTAATTGAACAAAATAAAATGTATTTGCCACTGTTAACCAATAGGTCACTTGGTGAAATTTTTATTAGGCGCGCAATACTAAGGTTAAAAAAAATCTTATACTAAAATTTATAAAACACTGCTTTGAGTAGCTCTTTTGATTTAGATTCAAGAGCGAGCATTTTGGTTAATACTGTGGAGAAAAATCGTAAGTCTGACTTGGCGTCCAGAGTGAAAGGTGGCAGAGCTTGAAATTTAAACTTGAAAGCGTCACTTTGCGTATGATCTGCCATACCAAGCAGTAGCTTTTTTATTTTGTATTGATTCATATTGGAGGTAATAACTCGGTCAGCAAAAAAATCTCTTATGGTGGTTGGCAGGAGAGACCATATTGCATGATCTACCAAAGCATTAGGCACGATAACAAAACTCTTTATTCTGAATAATGACAAATGAAGCACAACGGAAAAGAACATATCAGCATATTCAAGCTCTACTAACGCAATGATTGGCACAGCATTATTCGCACCACACAGTAATTGCACAATGCTATCAACTTCTCGTGCGGGTGTTTTGTCAATCCTCACCTTCCCATTGATGCGCTTAGCGTGCCAGGTATTGTAGATGCCAAAATAAAATATCTCAACATGATCATCAGGTGTATCCGATGAATTTTGGAGTGATATCACATCTTTAATTAACGAGGAAGAAATCTTTTTTCTAATGTACTTGAAAATTCTATAGGCTAACAGCTTTTGTAGTGGATACCCATAGACCAAAGCAAAACGGTAAACCCATCGAAGTAATAAATTATAATTAGTAATGGTGTCTTTGTTTGAGTATTGTGAATAGTTAGCAGTAAGTGAACGAGACCTAATTCTCCTAAAGTAACCACGATAAAATAATGGAGCATAGCTTTTTATATAGTGCATTGCTACTAAATACGCTATTAAATCTTCCCACATTGAAATACTCGCATCAGTTTGAATGCAGTTATCTGCAAGAACTTTTTTCCAAACTTCTGTGACCACTAACTTGCCCCAATGTGTGTGAGATATTTTTCCTGAAAGGATCATCTGCTTAATGTCACTTGCTTCAATGGTTTTAGGATTAGACCATGTAAAAGATGACAGGTGACCGCTCTCATCTATCTCTATGCAACCAAAATGAACGAGATCAGCATTAGTACCTAATGCTCTTGACACTGCTAGCTCAACTATTTGTAAATCTAGCCAATCATCGCTATCAACGCAGAGTGAATATTTCCCCTTAGCTTCATGAAATCCACTAAAACGAGAGGCCAATAAACCTTTATTTTCATCATGGCAAATTAATTTTATTCTAGTGTCTCGTTGCTGGTACCGTTTTGCAATTGACAATGAATCGTCTGTAGATTTATCATCTACACAAATAATTTCAAGATTTGTATAGGTTTGATTTATAACTGATTCAAGACAAGCCGCTAAATAATTTTCAACATTGTAAATAGGTATTAAAACGCTTACTAATGGTTGATCTGCACACACGCTTTGGGTTTGAGCATTATCATAAGATACATGCGCTGCGCCGATGGCATCTTCAAGAGCTAATTTAGTTTTAAGGTCAATCGTGGCAGGCATTAATATTTTTATCTCAATGCCTTGCAGGGCATGTATGATATACGCAAGCACAGATTGGTTAATGCTTGAAAAATCAAAACTAGCTATTGGTGAATCATGTGCGGTCGGTCGTGATGAATTGTCCAAGTGTAATTTTGTGCACATCTCAAATAATGCATGGTTAATACTGAAAGGTATGGTTTCATAGAAAAATCTTACCCGTTCTGCTGAGACATTAAAAGTTTTACAGAAGGCCAATAAAAATCTATAT
This genomic interval carries:
- the dnaN gene encoding DNA polymerase III subunit beta, producing the protein MKLTLAKQDLFRCLNSVISAAERKHHIQILTHVCVEVKDGTISFTTSDMEIECHAYMQCAAEGKYKVCVNAKKFFDISKTTASTELTLDFSDPNQLLVKSGKSKFVLPCLNGDDFPRFSLAHEKEKRLNFKFSVLLDAIKRVAFCASNSDVRQYLLGIKLEIRNNLLTAIATDGYRLALIDIAEDSFKSTDEVDVIIPKKVCNEILKLGNSFEDINFTLVVNSSSYIGFQFPGLTITSRLIEGRYPDCRALVPENHPIKIIVNKNDLRAKLNEVSIMLNERFRVIIIELRNNLLQLSTNNTELDSAEVGMDISYSGDTIKIGCNVNHLLDVLNSIDADDVSLAFKDPDDKIVLNFTNRPSPQYIVMPSRIS
- the mnmG gene encoding tRNA uridine-5-carboxymethylaminomethyl(34) synthesis enzyme MnmG; translated protein: MNVVDALTTKLDADVIVIGGGHAGVEAALASARMGSHTILITFKKSQLGEMSCNPAIGGIGKGHLVKEIDALGGAMALAADMAAIQIRTLNQSKGHAVRATRSQADRVLYREAIQTIATNQNYLSIVEDQVIDLIIQNNVIKGVVTLTQTLRSHVVVLTTGTFLGGIMHLGSEQSSGGRFGDQASVLLANKIRSLPFRVGRLKTGTPPRLLATSINYSELIPQHSDIPRPVFSFFADPTFHPNQIPCYITNTNESTHQSIREGIAESPLFNGSITSSGPRYCPSIEDKIYRFANKASHQIFLEPEGLSSDLIYPNGISTSMPKKIQDNFVHSIKGLENAQIVRYGYAIEYDYLDPRDLTPCLESKIISGLFLAGQINGTTGYEEAGAQGVMAGINAVRSLKKQTPFIVRRHEAYLGVLIDDLTTHGASEPYRMFTSRSEYRLSLREDNADQRLCPYAIELGLLDDTKRSIFYKKMSDLKEAKTPEAIELLSIEQKYKGYLQQQQREIELNKAHETATIPLQTNYRSIRGLSNEICQKLQETRPHTIAQASRIQGMTPAAISILRIYLKRCGLLNAPNHMIN
- a CDS encoding glycosyltransferase, which produces MQNKLNRPLVSVIVPCYNSEAYLGRCLRSILQQQYQHIEVICVDDGSTDTTSTLLAQYSAQDKRISVISNEKNVGVFYSRYIGATHAKGEYLHFVDSDDEVLHFCLEEAVVCAILNDADIVHFNVELVPNDTNRLLHWFAPYLKSTKGKIFELFLSGNISHNLWNKLLSKRIVTNAISSTLYKQTSLVGIQIADDYLFLLTCMYYARTYVPLPLHLYQYHLRQASLSNKNNSYAMHGVVDKYQPAYRFLLAFCKTFNVSAERVRFFYETIPFSINHALFEMCTKLHLDNSSRPTAHDSPIASFDFSSINQSVLAYIIHALQGIEIKILMPATIDLKTKLALEDAIGAAHVSYDNAQTQSVCADQPLVSVLIPIYNVENYLAACLESVINQTYTNLEIICVDDKSTDDSLSIAKRYQQRDTRIKLICHDENKGLLASRFSGFHEAKGKYSLCVDSDDWLDLQIVELAVSRALGTNADLVHFGCIEIDESGHLSSFTWSNPKTIEASDIKQMILSGKISHTHWGKLVVTEVWKKVLADNCIQTDASISMWEDLIAYLVAMHYIKSYAPLFYRGYFRRIRSRSLTANYSQYSNKDTITNYNLLLRWVYRFALVYGYPLQKLLAYRIFKYIRKKISSSLIKDVISLQNSSDTPDDHVEIFYFGIYNTWHAKRINGKVRIDKTPAREVDSIVQLLCGANNAVPIIALVELEYADMFFSVVLHLSLFRIKSFVIVPNALVDHAIWSLLPTTIRDFFADRVITSNMNQYKIKKLLLGMADHTQSDAFKFKFQALPPFTLDAKSDLRFFSTVLTKMLALESKSKELLKAVFYKF